The DNA region GCTCCTGCTCGGTGAACTCGAACATGATGCGCCGGTGGGCGAAGTCGATGCGCCGCGCGGCCTCGAGCGAGGCGCGGATGCAGGCGTTCGGCTCGTAGACCGCGTTGGGCATGAAGTTGATCGACAGCCGGGTGGTGCTGTCGCGGGGAAACAGCGTGCCGGCGAGCTCGATCGCCTTGACGCGGGCGGCCTGGTCGAACTGGTAGCGGGTCTCGTCGGTCACCCGGTCGAGGATCGAGTAGGCCGGCTCGCCCTTCGGGCCGCGCACCAGCGCCTCGTAGGCCCAGACGGTGTCATCCGCGAGGTCGAGGATCGGCTGGAAGGCCATCGTGAAGTCGAAGTCGAGTTTGGTGCCGGCGCGGCAGGCGCGGCAGCCGATATCCTTCGTCATGTATGGCTTCCGTCGGTGCCCCCCGACCGGCCGACCGTGGATGCCGCCGCTCTACGCAACCTTAACGTCACAACCTTGGTACTTCGCTAACGCTTCCTGGGAGGACGGCACCGTGACGCTGACCGATTTCCGCTTCGAGACCGATCCCGACGGCATCGCTCTGGCGACCTGGGACATGCCCGGCCGCTCGATGAACGTGATCACCGAGGGCGTGATGGACCAGCTCGAGCAGATCATCGAGCAGGTCGCGTCCGATCCGGCGATCAAGGGCTGCGTCATCGCCACCGGCAAGGACAATTTCTCCGGCGGCGCCGACCTCACCATGCTCCAGGGCCTCGGCCGGGCCTACGAGCAGCTGAAGGCCGAGCAGGGCGAGGAGGTGGCGATGCGCCACTTCTTCGAGGCGTCCCGGCGCCTGTCGCTGCTGTTCCGGCGGCTCGAGACCTGCGGCAAGCCCTTCGCGGCGGCGATCCAGGGCCTGTGCCTGGGCGGCGCCTTCGAGCTGGCGCTGTCGTGCCACCACCGGGTCGCCTCGGACGACGGGAAGACCCGGGTCGGCCTGCCGGAGATCAAGGTCGGCCTGTTCCCGGGCGGCGGCGGCACGCAGCGCGTCGCCCGCCTGATGCAGACCGGCGACGCCCTCCAGATGCTGTTCAAGGGCGAGCAGATCCGCGCGCCCATGGCCAAGGGCATGGGGCTGATCCACGCGGTGGCGCCGCAGGCCGAGATCGTCGAGCGCGCCAAGGCCTGGATCCGCGACGGCGGCTCGGCGGTGGCACCCTGGGACGTGCCGAAGTTCAAGGCGCCGTCCGGCAAGGTCTACTCGCCGGCCGGCATGATGATCTGGCCGCCGGCCAACGCCATCTACCGCCGCGAGACGCACGACAATTACCCGGCCGCCAAGGCGATCCTGGCCTCCGTGTACGAGGGCCTGCAGCTGCCGATGGACCTCGCCCTGCGGGTCGAGAGCCGGTACTTCGCGCATATCCTGCGCTCGACCGAGGCGGCGGCGATGATCCGCACGCTGTTCATCTCCATGGGCGAGCTGAACAAGGGCGCGCGCCGTCCCAAGGACGTGCCGGCCACGAACCTGCGCAAGGTCGGCGTGATCGGCGCCGGCTTCATGGGCGCGGGCGTCGCCTACGTCACCGCCCAGGCCGGGATCGAGGTGGTTCTGGTCGACCAGTCGGTCGAGGCGGCCGAGAAGGGCAAGGCCTACGCCCACACGCTCATCACCGGCCAGATCAACAAGGGCCGGGCCAAGACCGCCGACCGGGAGGCGCTGCTCGGCCGGATCCAGGCCACGGCGGATTACGGCGCGCTCGCCGAATGCGACCTCGTGATCGAGGCCGTCTTCGAGGATCCGCGGGTGAAGGCCGAGGTGATCCAGAAGGTCGAGGCCGTGATCCGCCCCGACGCGATCTTCGCGTCCAACACCTCGACCCTGCCGATCACCGGCCTCGCCAAAGCCTCGCAGCGGCCCGCGCAGTTCGTCGGCATCCACTTCTTCTCGCCCGTGGAGAAGATGATGCTCGTCGAGATCATCAAGGGCGAGGCGACCGGGGACGCGGCGCTCGCCACCGCCCTCGACTACGTGCGGCTGATCAAGAAGACCCCGATCGTCGTCAACGACGCCCGCGGCTTCTTCGCCAACCGCTGCGTCGGCGCCTACATCCTCGAAGGCCACAAGATGCTCTTCGAGGGCGTGCCGCCGGCGATGATCGAGAGTGCCGGCCGCCAGGCGGGCATGCCGGTCGGGCCGCTGTCGCTCAACGACGAGGTCGCCCTCGACCTCGTGCTCAAGATCGCCAAGGCCACCGAGGCGCAGGTCGGGCAGGGCGCCGTCGACCCGGCGCAGAAGGCGATCCTCGCCGAGATGGTCGAGAACCAGGGCCGGCTCGGCCGCAAGAACCGCAAGGGCTTCTACGACTACCCCGAGGGCGCGCCGAAGCGCCTCTGGCCCGGCCTGAAGGACCTGCAGCCGAACCGCCTCGACCCCGACGCCGTCGACTTCACCGAGCTGAAGCAGCGGCTCCTGGTGGTCCAGGCGCTGGAGGCCGCCCGCACGGTCGGCGAGGGCGTGGTCACCGATCCGCGCGAGGCCGATGTCGGCTCGATCCTCGGCTTCGGCTTCGCGCCGTTCACCGGGGGGACCCTGTCGTACATCGACTTCATGGGCGCGGCGGCCTTCGTCGACCTCGCGCGGGCCCTCGAGGCCAAGCACGGGCCCCGGTTCCGCGTGCCCGACAACCTGGCCGCGATGGCCGAGCGCGGGGGCACCTTCTACGCCGGCGCCGAGAAGCGCGCCGCCTGAGCAGAGGCGGCCGGGCGCCCGATCGCGGCGTCCGGCAGCTGGGCGAGCTCCTCCAGCAGGACCGTCCGCGCGCAGGCACCGAAGGCCCGCATCAGCCGCCCCCGGGCGTGGTCCGGGGGAAACAGCAGCGCGAAATGCACCGGGAGGGCGGGGGCGAAGGGCCGGATCGCGATCGGCGAGACCTTCGCCTCCTCGTGGGCGGCCAGCGGGTTCATCACGCTGACCCCGAGCCCGGCCGAGACGAGGGTGCAGATCGAGGCGCCGAGGCCGGCCTCGGCGGTGATGGCCAGGCCGATGCCGGCCGCCTCGAAGATGGCCTCGGTCCGGCCGCGCAGGGCGCTCCCGAGCGACGCGGCGACGAAGGGCACGCCGTGAAAGTCCGCGGGCGCGAGCGCGGCCCGCGCGGCGAGGGCATGGTCCCGCGGCAGGACGGCGACGCAGGCGCGCGTCTCGACATGCTCGGCGCGCGCCTCCGGGGCGTCGCCGTACAGCATCGTCAGCGCGGCGTCGCAGGAGCCGGTGGCGAGCCAGTGGTTCACGGTCTCGTCGTCGCCGGAATGGATCGCCACGATCACGTCCGGATGCGCGGCGCGGAAGCGCACGACCGCCCGCGCGAGGAGCCCGCCCGCGAGCCGCGGCATCGCCGCCACCCGCAGCCGCTCCGCCCCGAAGGCGCGGATCCGCGCGGCCGCCGATTCCAGGCTCGTGAGGCCCACGAAGGCGCGCTCGACCTCCGCGTGGAACCGCGTCCCGTCGAGGGAGGGAACGACCCGGCTCCCGCTCCGGTCGAACAGGGGCAGGCCGGTGATCGCCTCCAGCTGGGCGATCAGCCGGCTGACCTGCGGCTGCGAGGTGTGGAGCCGGCGGCTCGCCTCGGTCATGGAGCCGGTGGCCACCACGGCCCGGAAGGCCTCGATGTGCCGGAAGGTCATGCGCCGCTCGGCCATATCAGATCCGTATGCTCGGCAGGTGAATCGGCATTGGACGCCCGCGCGCGGCCGCTCCTAGGATCAGTCGGCAAAGCTTCGGGCCGAGTCCCTGTCGGGGCGGCCGGGCGCTTCGCCGGTTCAGACATAGCGAGGGGGTTCGGATCGTGTCGAGGACGCTGCCGCTTCTGTTGGCCACTCTGTGCTGGGCCGGGCTCGCCGCGCCATCGGTCGCCGAGGGGCGTCTCGACAAGATCCGCGCGACCGGACAGATCAGCCTCGGCTTCCCGGACGCGTCGCCGCCCTTCGGCTTCCTCGACCAGAACGCCAAGCCGGTGGGCTATTCGCTGGAGATATGTGAGCACGTCGCGCAGAGGCTCAAGGCCGCGCTCGGCCTGCCCAAGCTCGAGGTGCGCCACGTGCCGGTGATGTCGGCGACCCGGATCCCGTTGATCAACAACGGCACGATCGACCTGGAATGCGGCACCGCCAGCAACCTGCCCGAGCGGCACAAGCTGGTCTCGTTCGCGCCGACCACCTTCGTGGCGCAGGTGGTGCTGGTGGCCAAGAAGGACACGCCGGTGGATGTCGACGACATCGCGTCGTTCCGCGGCAAGGCCATCTCGGCCCAGGCCGGCGGCGAGACTCAGCGCGTCGCCACCCGGATCAACGTCCGCGACAAGCTCGACATCCAGGTGATGCCGGCCAAGGACACCGCCGAGGTGTTCCTGCTCGTGGAGACCGGCCGCGCGGCGGGCGCCATCAACGACGACGCCCTGGCCCACGCCACGGTGGCGGGCGCCAAGCGGCCGGCCGATTACAAGATCGGCACCAAGGGCCTGGAATTCGCCCCCTACGGGATCCTGGAGCCGAAGGACGACGCGGCCTTCAAGGCTGCGGTCGACAAGGCGGTGGTCGAGCTGATCCGGGACGGGACCGTGGCGCGGCTCTACGGCAAGTATTTCGAGCAGCCGATCCCGCCGAAGGGTATCAACCTGGAGTTGCCGATGAGCGACGTGCTCAAGCGGGCCCTGGCCAACCCGACCGATTCCGGTGACGAGGCCGCGTACCGATAGGGCGGCGAGACCGACATGCGAGACGATCACGGCGAAGCCACGGACGCACTGTCCGTCGTCGACCTGCGGAGCGACACCGTCACGCGGCCGACCGAGGCGATGTACGCCCGGATGCGGTCCGCCCCTCTGGGCGACGACGGGCTCGACGCCGACCCGACCGCCCGCGCGCTGGAGGAGACCGCCGCCGCGATGCTCGGAAAGGCGGCTGCCCTGTTCGTGCCGAGCTGCACGATGGGCAACCTGCTGGCGATCCTGGCCCAGGTTCAGCGCAGCGAGCAGGTCCTGCTCGAGGCCCAGGCCCACATGCTCCACACCGAGCGCGGGGCCGCCACCCTGACCGGGGCGTTCCTGCACGGGATCGCCGGGACCGACGGCGCCATGGACCTCGACCGGCTGGAGGACGCCCTCCGGCCGGGTGCGAGCCCGCTACGGACGGCCATGATCGCGCTGGAGACCTCGCACAACGCCGCCGGCGGCACCGTGCTGCCGCCGGACCATATGGCGGCGGTCGCGGAGATCGGTCGCGCGCGCGGCATGAAGGTCCATCTGGACGGGGCCCGCCTGTTCAATGCCGCGACCCATCTCGGGGTCGCGCCGGCGGACCTCGCGGCCCATGTCGACACCGTGTCTCTGTGCCTCTCGAAGGGCCTCAGCGCCCCGGTCGGCGCCGTGCTCGCCGGCGACGAACCGGTGATCGCGGCGGCACGGCGCCTGCGGAAGATGATCGGCGGGACGCAGCGGCAGGTAGGCATCGTGGCGGCCGCCGGCCTCGAGGCGATCAACGCCATGGGCGCGCGTCTCGCCGAGGACCACGACCGGGCTCGGCAGCTGAGCGACGGGCTGAACGCCCTGCCGGGCCTCGCGGCGAACGCGCCGCAGACCAACATCGTGCAGGTCGACCTCTCTCGGACCGGGCGGGACAGCGCGCGCTGGGTGGCCGATCTCGACGCGGCCGGCATCCGCACGCGCCCGCTCGGCGCGCGGCGGCTGCGGCTCGTCACGCACCGGCACATCGCGCCGGCCGACATCGACCGCGCCGTCTCGGCCTTCCGCGCCTGCCTCGACGCGGCCTGAGACCGGTCAGGCCGCGCCCGCGACGCGGGTCTTCGCGCCGAGCATGCGGGCGAGGAGGACGACGTCGCCGGCATTGTCCGAGAGCAGGTCGGTGATGTCGCCGACCTCCAGTGCCTTCACGTGGCGGCAGCGCATGCCGTAGCGGCCGGCCGTGCAGGTGCAGCGCAGCTCCGGGCCGCCCGGCCGCTCCTCCAGGCTGACGTGGTAGCGGTTGCCGGTCGAGCCGCGCATGGCGAAGCGCAGGGCCGCCGGCTCGTCGGGGAAGGCCGCCAGGGCCCGGCCGCTGATCGCCCCCGGCGCGCGGCGCGGCACGGCGGGTCCGCCGACCGCCCGCGTGACCGGGAGGCCGAGCGCGGCCGCGAGGGCGTGCACGTCCGCGACCGCCCGCTCGCGCATCGCGGCCAGCGCGATCTCCGCGCAGGCGAAGGCGTCCTCGCCGGCGTCGTGGTGCTCGAAGCGGATGCCGAGGCGCCGCGCGACCTTGCCGAGCCCGCAGCCCTCCGGCGCCGGGAAGACCCGGCGCGCCACCTGGACCGTGCAGAGATAGGCGAGATCGGGGACCGGCAGGCCCGCCCGCGTCAGCCCGGCGCGCAGGACGCCGATATCGAAGCTCGCGTTGTGCGCCAGGATCAGCCCGCGCCCGAGATCGCCGAGATAGGGCGCCATGACGGCGGCGAAGTCGGGCTTGTCGGCGACGTCGGCCGGCAGGATGCCGTGCACCCGGATGTTGCCCGGCGCGAAACGCATCTCGGGCGGCCGGATCAGGTGGCTCTCGCGGCGCACGACGCGGCCCTGCGCGATCCAGGCGAGACCCACCGCGCAGGCGCTGTCACGCCGCTCGTTGGCCGTCTCGAAGTCGAGGGC from Methylobacterium sp. NMS14P includes:
- a CDS encoding EAL domain-containing protein; translation: MTKDIGCRACRAGTKLDFDFTMAFQPILDLADDTVWAYEALVRGPKGEPAYSILDRVTDETRYQFDQAARVKAIELAGTLFPRDSTTRLSINFMPNAVYEPNACIRASLEAARRIDFAHRRIMFEFTEQERFRDIEHVKGIVAAYRKQGFLTALDDFGAGFAGLSLLANFRPDLIKIDMDVLRGLDSDAGRYAIVSGVVAIARALDVTVLAEGVETAAELDALRSIGITLVQGYHFAKPLLEGLPAVAGFAPTAAARAA
- a CDS encoding 3-hydroxyacyl-CoA dehydrogenase NAD-binding domain-containing protein, whose amino-acid sequence is MTLTDFRFETDPDGIALATWDMPGRSMNVITEGVMDQLEQIIEQVASDPAIKGCVIATGKDNFSGGADLTMLQGLGRAYEQLKAEQGEEVAMRHFFEASRRLSLLFRRLETCGKPFAAAIQGLCLGGAFELALSCHHRVASDDGKTRVGLPEIKVGLFPGGGGTQRVARLMQTGDALQMLFKGEQIRAPMAKGMGLIHAVAPQAEIVERAKAWIRDGGSAVAPWDVPKFKAPSGKVYSPAGMMIWPPANAIYRRETHDNYPAAKAILASVYEGLQLPMDLALRVESRYFAHILRSTEAAAMIRTLFISMGELNKGARRPKDVPATNLRKVGVIGAGFMGAGVAYVTAQAGIEVVLVDQSVEAAEKGKAYAHTLITGQINKGRAKTADREALLGRIQATADYGALAECDLVIEAVFEDPRVKAEVIQKVEAVIRPDAIFASNTSTLPITGLAKASQRPAQFVGIHFFSPVEKMMLVEIIKGEATGDAALATALDYVRLIKKTPIVVNDARGFFANRCVGAYILEGHKMLFEGVPPAMIESAGRQAGMPVGPLSLNDEVALDLVLKIAKATEAQVGQGAVDPAQKAILAEMVENQGRLGRKNRKGFYDYPEGAPKRLWPGLKDLQPNRLDPDAVDFTELKQRLLVVQALEAARTVGEGVVTDPREADVGSILGFGFAPFTGGTLSYIDFMGAAAFVDLARALEAKHGPRFRVPDNLAAMAERGGTFYAGAEKRAA
- a CDS encoding LysR substrate-binding domain-containing protein; this translates as MTFRHIEAFRAVVATGSMTEASRRLHTSQPQVSRLIAQLEAITGLPLFDRSGSRVVPSLDGTRFHAEVERAFVGLTSLESAAARIRAFGAERLRVAAMPRLAGGLLARAVVRFRAAHPDVIVAIHSGDDETVNHWLATGSCDAALTMLYGDAPEARAEHVETRACVAVLPRDHALAARAALAPADFHGVPFVAASLGSALRGRTEAIFEAAGIGLAITAEAGLGASICTLVSAGLGVSVMNPLAAHEEAKVSPIAIRPFAPALPVHFALLFPPDHARGRLMRAFGACARTVLLEELAQLPDAAIGRPAASAQAARFSAPA
- a CDS encoding amino acid ABC transporter substrate-binding protein; this encodes MSRTLPLLLATLCWAGLAAPSVAEGRLDKIRATGQISLGFPDASPPFGFLDQNAKPVGYSLEICEHVAQRLKAALGLPKLEVRHVPVMSATRIPLINNGTIDLECGTASNLPERHKLVSFAPTTFVAQVVLVAKKDTPVDVDDIASFRGKAISAQAGGETQRVATRINVRDKLDIQVMPAKDTAEVFLLVETGRAAGAINDDALAHATVAGAKRPADYKIGTKGLEFAPYGILEPKDDAAFKAAVDKAVVELIRDGTVARLYGKYFEQPIPPKGINLELPMSDVLKRALANPTDSGDEAAYR
- a CDS encoding threonine aldolase family protein, coding for MRDDHGEATDALSVVDLRSDTVTRPTEAMYARMRSAPLGDDGLDADPTARALEETAAAMLGKAAALFVPSCTMGNLLAILAQVQRSEQVLLEAQAHMLHTERGAATLTGAFLHGIAGTDGAMDLDRLEDALRPGASPLRTAMIALETSHNAAGGTVLPPDHMAAVAEIGRARGMKVHLDGARLFNAATHLGVAPADLAAHVDTVSLCLSKGLSAPVGAVLAGDEPVIAAARRLRKMIGGTQRQVGIVAAAGLEAINAMGARLAEDHDRARQLSDGLNALPGLAANAPQTNIVQVDLSRTGRDSARWVADLDAAGIRTRPLGARRLRLVTHRHIAPADIDRAVSAFRACLDAA
- a CDS encoding 3'-5' exonuclease; amino-acid sequence: MTVLALDFETANERRDSACAVGLAWIAQGRVVRRESHLIRPPEMRFAPGNIRVHGILPADVADKPDFAAVMAPYLGDLGRGLILAHNASFDIGVLRAGLTRAGLPVPDLAYLCTVQVARRVFPAPEGCGLGKVARRLGIRFEHHDAGEDAFACAEIALAAMRERAVADVHALAAALGLPVTRAVGGPAVPRRAPGAISGRALAAFPDEPAALRFAMRGSTGNRYHVSLEERPGGPELRCTCTAGRYGMRCRHVKALEVGDITDLLSDNAGDVVLLARMLGAKTRVAGAA